Proteins from a single region of Oryzias melastigma strain HK-1 unplaced genomic scaffold, ASM292280v2 sc03574, whole genome shotgun sequence:
- the LOC112138085 gene encoding histone-lysine N-methyltransferase ASH1L-like, with product MSYAECSPSTCPCGDQCDNQHIQRHEWVQCLERFRAEGKGWGIRTKQPLRAGQFIIEYLGEVVSEQEFRSRMMEQYFSHSGHYCLNLDSGMVIDSYRMGNEARFINHSCEPNCEMQKWWVSEGP from the exons CCGTGTGGAGACCAGTGTGATAACCAGCACATTCAGAGACACGAGTGGGTCCAGTGTCTGGAGCGGTTCCGGGCCGAGGGGAAGGGCTGGGGCATCCGCACCAAGCAGCCGCTCCGCGCGGGGCAGTTCATCATCGAATACCTGGGAGAGGTGGTTAGCGAGCAGGAGTTCAG GAGCCGCATGATGGAGCAGTACTTCTCCCACAGCGGCCACTACTGTCTGAACCTGGACAGCGGCATGGTGATCGACAGCTACCGGATGGGCAACGAGGCGCGCTTCATCAACCACAGCTGTGAGCCCAACTGTGAGATGCAGAAATGGTGGGTGTCTGAGGGGCCGTAA